The proteins below are encoded in one region of Scophthalmus maximus strain ysfricsl-2021 chromosome 4, ASM2237912v1, whole genome shotgun sequence:
- the cartl gene encoding cocaine- and amphetamine-regulated transcript-like, which produces MDRSGMLCGLLLLGLLSARCLGQASQEVSAAEDFAADKPEPAADRDLMEALEALLGTMHSRISSAEKRGSIPLCAMGDRCAMKFGPRIGKLCDCGRGANCNSYLLKCI; this is translated from the exons ATGGACCGCTCCGGGATGCTCtgcgggctgctgctgctcggccttCTGTCCGCCCGGTGCCTCGGACAGGCGTCGCAGGAGGTGTCCGCCGCGGAGGACTTCGCAGCGGACAAACCGGAGCCGGCCGCGGACAGAGACCTG ATGGAGGCTCTGGAGGCTCTGCTGGGCACGATGCACAGCCGCATCTCCTCCGcggagaagagagggagcatCCCGCTG tgtgCGATGGGCGACCGCTGCGCCATGAAGTTCGGACCTCGCATCGGGAAACTGTGCGACTGCGGCCGAGGAGCCAACTGCAACTCCTACCTGCTCAAGTGCATCTGA